A window of Mobiluncus massiliensis genomic DNA:
CCGGGATTAGTTCACCGTCTAGGTAAAAGTTTGTTTTCCAGTTATCCAATGGTTGCTCCCTGTAGTTTCGCGTCGTATTGGGAAAGTAGGCGTTTGATTTGCCGGGCGGTGCTGTCAGGGTCTACCGCCCCGTTAATAGTGATGTTTACCGTAGTAGCGGGGGCGGTCTTGGGTGTTGTGTAGCCGGCAACCTGTAAGGTCGCGTTCACGTCAGGCGGCTTCAACGGTACTTTTAGGGTTTTGAGATTGGCCGGGTTTACCATGTCTTTCAGGGCGTCTTGCACTTTGCCTTGCATGGACTCGACACCGTTCACCATGCCGCGCCCGGTCATAATGCCGATATCGGTAAAGACTTTGGAGGGCGACCGGATACCTAACACGTTCTTTACCCCGCTCATGGCCTTATTGCCTAGGTCGCGGGCGGTTGAGCCTATCGCCCCGAACATGGATTTGATTCCGTTGATAAAGCCCTGGACTAGGTTTTTACCGGCATTGAATAGGGATTGTCCGATGCTTCCGAGCGCGGCAACAGCCTTGCCAGGCAAAGATTTCACGGTGTTCACCGTGTTTCCAACCCCGCCGTTTACTGCGTTTTGAATGGCGCTCCACGCACCGGCTAAAACTGCTTGGATTGATTTCCACACGTTAGAAAAGTAGGTGCTGACTAGGTTCCAGGCACCGGACCAAACGGTTTTTATGTTCTCTAACTGAGCAATAAAGAAACCTTTGATAAAGTCCCATTGGGCTTTTAGTATCCCGGTAATACCGTTCCAGATACTGCCAAAGATTTGTTTCGCACCCTGCCAGGCCTGACGCCAATCCCCGGTAATCAGCCCGGAAACCAACTTAAAGAACCCGTCTAGAACACCTGAAACAGTCTTAACCACAACGGCGATGTAATCGGCGACGAACTTTATTGCGGGCTGGAGTATGTTCAGGATTAGGCCAATCACAACCCCGATGACTTGGATCACGGGCGCTATCGCTTTCACCACGTCAGCGATTAGGGGCATGAGAGCCGATATTACTGTAGTCAGCGGGGGCAATACTGACCCGATTATTTGAGTGAGCGGCGGCATGATGCTGTCGATAAGCGCGCCGGCAAGATTCACAATAACGCCGATGATTTCGGTGAGTGGCGGTACTATCCCGTTTATTAGTCCCAGTATTGGCGGGACTACCGCCTGTCCAAGACTGATAAGTTGGGGAAGTATTGACCCTATTAGGACCTCTCCCAGGGTTTTCAATAACCCCATGATTGGGTTAATGTTTGCCTTTAGCGCCGCGAAACCTATACCGGTAGGGGTTAGCCCGGTGCCTACCAGCTGGGTGAACCCTTGGATTAGCGGGTTAATCATGGGACCGAGGGTAGAAAACACGACGGCTAGGGTGGGTGCGATTTGCGAGGCTAACTTTTGTGCGCCGGGCAAAAATTTCGTGTTTATGACTTGCCCGCCCTTGGTAAGAATGGGCAAAAATCCTTTACCAATCTCGGCGGTGATGTTGCCGATTTGTGCTTTTCCTACCTCTATTTGGTGCGCGAAAGTATCCGATTCACGTGCAAAGTTCCCATGCGCGGCGCTGGTTTGCTCCATAATCAGGGCCAGGGTTGCGGCTTGTTGCGCTTCAGCGTCGAAAGAGCCGCCTACCTTGGTAAATCCGAGTTCCGCGGCTTTCGCGTCAATCGCGGCCTGTTTCAGGGATACACCGTAGCGTTCGATTGGGTCGCGTTCACCTTTCAGGGCGGAGGATAGCGCACCTACCGCGTCGCTAGTGGTTCCCCCGAACATTGAAGCAAGGTCAGCGCCTAACCCGATCAACTCGTTAGTTTTAGCGCCTACCTTTTGCATATCAGCGGCCGCGCCGCCCATGCCGTTTTTTAGCTGGGTGCCTAACAGGGTAGCTAGTTCGTTGTAAGAGTTTTCGGTTAGCCCTAGGGCGTCGCTTGCCGCTTGCGCGTTCTTGTGCATACTTGCGGCGGCGTCCCCGAACACGGTATCTAGGGCGCCTACTGATTGTTCGAGGTCGCCCGCGGCTTTTACCCCGGCGATGACTACCCCGCCGATAGCGGCGGAGGCGGCAGCAAGGCCGGCCACAGCTACAGCACCAGCCGATTTTACTAGGCTTCCAAACTTTGAAGTATGGTTACCGAGTTTATCCATTTCGCTAATGGCTTTTTTCGAGTCGCCAATAATACGAACAGAAAGAATAGCTGACTTGTTAGCCATTGTTTGCCTCGTTTTCTAGCAACGTGATAGCGGTTTCTAAATACTCGGGGGGTTCTTTGAGCCATACGCTAGGGGGGATTCCCGAGCGTATGGCCAAAGCGACTAGAACGGCGTGGTAAGAGTTCACGCCGTAGGTGTAGGGTTTTGCCCTGGTTCCTCTTGAATAATCACGGCGTCCAACAGTTCCGTTTCAATAAATTGTTCGTAGGTGAGTTCTGTCGGGATTTTGTGTAGCCGTTTCAATACCTGCCAGGCACAAAACGCGGTAAACGTGATTTCTGAGGTTTGCATGTTCCAGCCGTTAGCGCGGGCGGCTTTTTCAAACATGAGTTTGTCAATCATTAAGACGCGCTCACGAAAACTTCCGTTAGTGGCGGTTTCGATTTGAATAATAAACGGTTTCATTTAGGGTTTTCCTTTCACTTGGTCCAGGGTTTTGTTTACGTAGTCCTCGTAGATTCGGAACCATTCGGGTTCTGTTTGCGCGGCGGCGCGCGACACCCAAAAACGGGGCTTTATCGCTCCACCCCGCCAAAGTTTTGCCGGGTTAGGTCTGGTAAACCAACCCCAATGAATGGGGTTAGCGTAGGGGAAACTTGTATCTCCTTTTTTTCTGTTATTCCCTACTTTTACGACCGCCGCGGTTTTAGTTTGAGACGCGCGGGTGGTTTCAGCGATGTGAGTCGAGTCAGGTGAGCGGGGCGCAAGGATTTTCGAGGTTTTAGCAACTAGTGAACCTACCTTGTGATGGATTGCTTTCATCTCGGTCAGGTCATCACCGGCGGCTTTGAGCTGACGGCGTAACTCACGGGCACCCTCTACCTGGATTCCCTGAATGGGCGCCCCGCTAACCTTACTCATCTGGTTCAGCTCCCAGCGGGCGGGGTTGCGGTGGCTTTCTCCATGACCGGGCGGGAAGTCAGCGTAAACTCGAAATCGGCGGTGTTTGCCTTGTTCGGGTCGCCTCCAACCTTGACCGGTTTAATCATGCAAGACCCCTTAATAATCATGTCGGAGTCGTTACGGGGGCGGAACTCGAAAGGCATATTTTTACCGCCGTTTGTCCAGGTCCAGGCGGTTAGTCCCTCCATGGTGTAATCCTGGTAGAACGTTCCCTTGAGGGTGCCTAAGATTTCGCCTTGTTCGACATAGTTAGAGCCGTCGAGCATGGGAACCGGGTCTTCTTCTTTAATATCGGGTTCGATACTGGTTGCGGTGGTCATAGAACCAAACTCTTGTTCCGAACCGGTAGCGCCGAACTTGAGATGTCCAGGACCGAGCTTTTGAGGTGTGAACGACATGATGGGGTTTCCTTTCTATTGGTTTTCGTATTGGTGGACTGATTCAAAATTTGCTATTAGCGCGGGATAGGTAGCGCCGTTAGCGGGCTGGTAAGTGGCGGGCTTCACCTCGGTAACCTGAAACTCTTGCCGGAATGCTTCGAGGCTCGTTTCGAGGGTTTCCCACGCGCCCTCGAGGTCTTGCGCGCCGGGTGCGATTAGCCAGATTTCCCATTCGGCCTCTGCGGTAGTAATGCCCGTGAACCGGTAATCGGGGGCGGTAACGACCGCGGCGACCTGGTTAGCGTGGACCCGGGGGCTTACCTCGGTAGGGTCCAGCGTTGCTTGAGCTTGAACGCCGGCTTTAGTGAAACAGGCGTTTAGCTGGTTCACTATTTCGCGGGCGGCTTCCAACATTGTCATGATGGTGTCCTTTTACGCTACGGGCGGCGGCAAGTATGGCCGGAGTATCGGTAGGGCGGGCGTGAACGGGTCGAGCGCGGGGCGCTGATAAGGCGCGGCTGTTTCCGCGTCCCCAAAAACTCCCAGGTCGCGCCGTGAGGTTCGCCGGTTGTACAGGTTCGCGGCAACTTCCAGGGTCGCGGCGGCTAATACTGTTTCCGGTATGGTCGCCCCGCCGGTGCGAGCCTTCACAATCTCTGTAGCGGCTTTTTCGCACTGGTCTATAAACCCGGCGTCTTCCGGCGGGGCTTGCACATACTCAGCTAAATGGGTACTCATGACTTGCCTTAGCTCACAGCCTTGACAATCGGGACGATCGCGGCGGGGAAAGGCACGATCACGGCGTGGTATCCATACAGGCTATAAGACTGGGAAAGGTTGATAATGTTGGAATCTTGCAGCATGGCCGGGGAACCGGGCGACTCAAGAGTCTTAATAGCCTCTTTATCGAACAGGAACGCCGTGTTAGCGGCCGCGCCGGGAATGAGATACACCGGGATACGCAACAGTTCACCGGAAAGACCTGGAACATCGATAGTTCCGGCGAGGTTGCGCCCGTCGCCCGTGTTCATGAGCCGGTTCCCGGTGGTTTCCAGGTTAGCCAGGGCTTTAAAAACATCTTTAGACACTCCCAGGCCGGTGATGTTGAACATGGTCGCCCCGTACAGGTCAGCGGCGTCAATAAGCGCGTCCGTCCACTGTTTCACGTTGCCGGTAGCGGGATCAGCACCTAGGGCAATCTTGGTTTTAGCGTTAGCCACCGTAGTAGTGAGAACGGTTTTGACCAGTTCATCGGTTACTTGCGCGTATTTCAGCGCCATGCCCTCCAACAGGGTGTTAAGCGCTGGAACAGTTGCGCGTTCCACGGCTTGACGGCTGACCTCGGTCCAGCCTCCCACCGTAGCGACCGGGCTGTTAGCGTCTTTCAGTTTCAGCTTTGACGCGCCCGGCAAGTCTGCACCCTCAGTAGCCTGTTTACCTGCCTTGAAGTCCTCGGTTTCTACCTGGTAGAAATCTACAGAGGTTCCCTTTTCGGGTAACGCACCGGTGGAAAACAGCGGGGTGACGCGCCGCCGGTCAATAGCGAGTTTCACGAAGTCTCCAACAAAGGTGTCTTTCATGATGGTGTCGCCGGTAGTGTTACCAGCAAACGCGCGAGCATAGTAGTCGATAGCAGCGTCATCACCGGCAGCAATGTCTTGCAACCATTCGCCCATCGAACGCCATTTAGGC
This region includes:
- a CDS encoding HK97 family phage prohead protease; this encodes MTVYDVDTKTTGTQTRAFEFRAKPADTGKREIEGIGVPYDTETELMPYVREKFAPGSVDATGALLFYGHDKPIGRITAAQDTPEGVLIRAAISETSLGNDVYQLLQDGVLTKMSIGFMPGVSEDACIVEERGDTEVITWKKVKALEFSVVPFPAYEDAQITNVRHNQNNKQKGKTMSNDTLEMLTRSDLDPINESLDRMQRQIQALPQTPPAPAMPKWRSMGEWLQDIAAGDDAAIDYYARAFAGNTTGDTIMKDTFVGDFVKLAIDRRRVTPLFSTGALPEKGTSVDFYQVETEDFKAGKQATEGADLPGASKLKLKDANSPVATVGGWTEVSRQAVERATVPALNTLLEGMALKYAQVTDELVKTVLTTTVANAKTKIALGADPATGNVKQWTDALIDAADLYGATMFNITGLGVSKDVFKALANLETTGNRLMNTGDGRNLAGTIDVPGLSGELLRIPVYLIPGAAANTAFLFDKEAIKTLESPGSPAMLQDSNIINLSQSYSLYGYHAVIVPFPAAIVPIVKAVS